In one window of Paraflavitalea soli DNA:
- the porL gene encoding type IX secretion system motor protein PorL/GldL yields the protein MAGVSKSTERVVNVVVCMGAAIVIFGAWQKITHQALADFFLTAGLITEAVIFVVYAILPPPGSEMHAIAEALPKLAGGASSAGNPALDKMDKMLQEADITPANLSKLSDGFKKLGTSVDKIADVSDAVKATSDYSAKTKEASAALETMKNAYQGATATITHFNHAADSTKQFHEQVQVLTKNLGSLNAIYELELQDTNNHLKAMNTFYSNLAEASQTMKGSVDDAKKAHEQIAKLAGNLSSLNTVYGNMLSAMQGR from the coding sequence ATGGCTGGAGTTTCTAAATCAACCGAAAGAGTGGTGAATGTAGTAGTTTGTATGGGCGCTGCTATTGTAATCTTTGGTGCCTGGCAAAAAATTACGCACCAGGCGCTTGCTGACTTCTTCCTGACAGCCGGCCTCATAACTGAAGCTGTTATCTTCGTGGTGTATGCGATATTACCACCTCCCGGTTCTGAAATGCATGCAATTGCAGAGGCATTACCCAAACTGGCTGGCGGCGCATCTTCTGCAGGAAACCCAGCGCTGGATAAGATGGATAAAATGCTGCAGGAAGCCGATATTACTCCGGCTAACCTGAGCAAATTGAGCGATGGCTTTAAGAAATTAGGTACTTCTGTTGACAAGATCGCCGATGTATCTGATGCCGTAAAAGCTACCAGCGATTATTCAGCTAAGACCAAGGAAGCTTCTGCTGCACTGGAAACCATGAAAAATGCTTATCAGGGCGCTACCGCTACGATCACGCATTTTAACCATGCTGCAGACAGTACTAAACAATTCCATGAGCAGGTACAGGTATTAACCAAGAATTTAGGTTCATTAAATGCTATTTATGAACTGGAATTGCAGGATACCAACAATCACCTGAAAGCGATGAACACCTTCTACAGCAACCTGGCTGAGGCTTCTCAGACCATGAAAGGCAGCGTAGATGATGCTAAGAAAGCACATGAACAAATTGCTAAACTGGCAGGCAACTTAAGCAGCCTGAACACAGTGTACGGCAATATGCTCAGCGCTATGCAAGGTCGCTAA
- the porM gene encoding type IX secretion system motor protein PorM/GldM, translated as MGLPKEPRQKMINMMYLVLTALLALNVSSEILNAFKVVNTSIATSNAVITDKNNLTYKSFEAKLADEQTKAKAAIWAPKAEQVKKISADLFNYIENLKLDMKKKSKLEIKDGVEHYSEDNLDAPTKLMDNEGKGKELYDRLNAYKTQVIAVLNPEEFKDQPLVYEQVKKDVETFKKSIPINTYIPKSQTGKEYPQDAKGWTTNYFHMTPTVAALTILGKFQNDVKNSESQMIDYLHNQIGAVKVVFDKFQAIATANANYVMPGDNIEITAGVGAFSAAAQPDITINGQKQTLNSEGVAVYKTQASGAGEKVISVMIEYTKPDGTKEKVPKNVKYTVGMPSGASVFLQKMNVLYVGVENPLTISGGSVGSEKVSVSFSGGVPVVKSGGDNYSIKPKAPGMAEITVNANGKPFKFPMRVKFLPPPTAFVGAKKGGNISSAELKAIGAVIAKLDSDFEAPYKVVSYRVGAVGGPIQIYDEKVNTGNRWAGGAEALISRAGPGTRVFFDQINVVGPDGRQQEIPGLQFTLK; from the coding sequence ATGGGTTTACCCAAAGAGCCCCGGCAGAAGATGATTAACATGATGTACTTAGTGCTGACAGCCCTGCTGGCACTTAACGTATCATCAGAGATCCTCAATGCCTTTAAAGTCGTTAATACCAGTATTGCCACTTCTAATGCGGTAATTACCGATAAGAATAATCTTACCTATAAGTCATTTGAAGCCAAGCTCGCTGATGAGCAAACCAAAGCGAAAGCTGCGATTTGGGCTCCAAAGGCCGAACAGGTAAAGAAAATATCTGCCGATCTGTTTAACTACATCGAAAATCTAAAGCTGGATATGAAGAAAAAATCCAAGCTAGAGATCAAAGATGGTGTTGAGCACTATAGCGAAGATAACCTCGATGCACCTACCAAATTGATGGACAATGAAGGAAAGGGTAAAGAGCTCTATGACCGCTTAAATGCTTATAAAACGCAGGTGATTGCTGTACTCAATCCTGAAGAGTTCAAAGATCAGCCTCTTGTTTACGAACAGGTTAAAAAGGATGTGGAGACTTTCAAAAAGTCCATTCCTATTAACACGTATATACCCAAGAGCCAGACCGGAAAAGAATATCCTCAGGATGCGAAAGGCTGGACAACCAACTATTTCCACATGACGCCTACGGTGGCAGCATTAACAATCCTGGGTAAGTTTCAGAATGATGTAAAAAATTCTGAGTCCCAAATGATTGATTACCTGCATAACCAAATAGGTGCCGTTAAGGTTGTATTTGACAAGTTCCAGGCTATCGCCACAGCTAACGCCAACTATGTAATGCCTGGCGATAATATTGAGATCACGGCTGGTGTGGGCGCCTTTAGTGCCGCTGCACAACCTGATATTACGATCAATGGCCAGAAACAAACACTGAACTCTGAAGGTGTAGCTGTGTATAAAACACAAGCCAGTGGCGCCGGAGAGAAAGTGATCAGTGTAATGATTGAATACACTAAGCCTGATGGAACCAAAGAGAAAGTTCCCAAGAACGTAAAATATACAGTAGGTATGCCTTCAGGAGCCTCTGTGTTCCTCCAAAAGATGAACGTACTGTATGTGGGAGTTGAAAACCCGCTTACGATTTCTGGTGGTAGTGTAGGTAGCGAAAAAGTATCTGTTAGCTTCTCTGGTGGTGTTCCTGTGGTTAAGTCGGGTGGCGATAACTACAGCATCAAGCCTAAGGCACCCGGCATGGCTGAAATAACCGTTAATGCTAATGGTAAGCCCTTTAAGTTCCCTATGCGGGTGAAGTTCCTGCCCCCTCCTACAGCTTTTGTAGGTGCTAAAAAGGGTGGAAATATCTCCTCTGCAGAGCTTAAAGCTATCGGTGCTGTGATCGCCAAACTGGATTCTGACTTCGAAGCTCCTTACAAAGTAGTTAGCTACCGTGTAGGTGCAGTAGGCGGTCCTATCCAGATCTATGATGAAAAAGTAAATACCGGCAATCGCTGGGCTGGTGGTGCAGAAGCACTGATCTCCCGTGCCGGTCCTGGTACACGTGTATTCTTTGACCAGATCAACGTGGTTGGTCCTGACGGAAGACAACAGGAAATCCCAGGTCTGCAGTTCACGCTTAAATAA
- the porN gene encoding type IX secretion system ring subunit PorN/GldN, which produces MKNRIIKLCLLLTVMAFATVEADAQAKKPNRPAKKRPPTTKPKGNASRNNNAANTAAIAPPPVDTVKPAPPAAEIKIPAIKRSLRNDNAIERNLVKDRIPLSYEHIREDDAAYLQRVWREIDVHEKMNLPFVYKADGDQGNQRFINILLGAIKNDSITAFSTEDDRFTTPMTYTQISEQLVAKPRIISVPDLNQDPDGSKGIMRDTTIIEEFNPDKVERYWIKEDWVFDKESSRMHVRILGIAPLKTIMNDDGSFRDVSPVFWVYYPDLRPIFAKHEVYNGKNFGARMSWEELFESRMFASRIIKSTISNPNDEYIKSYIKDPILALLEGENIRERIFNYEQDLWSY; this is translated from the coding sequence ATGAAGAACCGTATTATCAAATTGTGTTTGTTGCTCACAGTGATGGCATTCGCTACTGTTGAAGCCGATGCGCAAGCCAAAAAGCCTAACAGACCAGCAAAAAAGCGGCCTCCTACTACCAAGCCCAAGGGTAACGCTAGCAGGAATAACAATGCTGCCAACACTGCAGCTATTGCTCCTCCTCCTGTTGATACTGTGAAGCCGGCTCCTCCCGCAGCGGAGATCAAGATCCCTGCGATCAAGCGGTCATTGCGCAATGACAATGCCATAGAGCGAAACCTGGTAAAAGACCGGATTCCTCTTTCCTATGAGCACATTCGCGAAGATGATGCGGCATATCTGCAGCGTGTATGGAGAGAAATTGACGTACACGAAAAAATGAACCTTCCATTTGTTTACAAAGCAGATGGCGACCAGGGTAACCAACGGTTCATTAATATTTTGCTGGGCGCTATTAAAAACGACAGCATCACTGCCTTCTCTACCGAAGATGACCGGTTCACTACTCCCATGACCTACACTCAGATATCTGAGCAGTTGGTGGCCAAACCAAGGATCATTTCTGTTCCTGACCTCAATCAGGATCCGGATGGTTCCAAAGGCATCATGCGGGATACTACCATCATCGAGGAGTTCAATCCCGATAAAGTGGAAAGGTACTGGATCAAGGAAGACTGGGTATTCGATAAGGAATCCTCCAGGATGCACGTACGGATCTTAGGCATAGCACCGCTGAAAACAATTATGAACGATGACGGATCATTCCGTGATGTATCGCCTGTTTTCTGGGTATATTATCCTGATCTGCGGCCCATATTTGCCAAACACGAAGTGTACAATGGCAAGAACTTTGGCGCCCGCATGAGCTGGGAGGAATTGTTTGAGAGCCGTATGTTTGCCAGCCGGATTATCAAATCGACAATCAGTAATCCGAATGACGAGTACATTAAATCATACATTAAAGACCCGATCCTGGCTTTGCTAGAAGGCGAAAACATCAGGGAGAGGATCTTTAATTATGAGCAGGATCTCTGGTCTTATTAA
- a CDS encoding MBL fold metallo-hydrolase, whose translation MKIIPLSEGTFTIDKTKLFVPFDLSTDELQQRPTGSLLVEVQPFVVITSEDVLLLDTGLGFTTPEGRLQLHENLINNGINPAEITKVLMSHLHKDHAGGVSNPDLASGLLSFPQATWYVQRKEFDFAFEKGFPSYIPEELEALRNAPQVVWLDGNGVIDGYIKYEITAAHSPWHQVFWIVDGGEKVFFGGDDAPQLQQMRSRFVAKYDYDGKKCMELRQQWWKQGEDEKWTFLFYHDVKNPVWRF comes from the coding sequence ATGAAAATCATTCCACTTAGCGAAGGCACTTTCACGATCGATAAAACAAAGCTGTTCGTTCCTTTTGATCTTTCTACAGATGAGCTGCAGCAAAGGCCCACAGGCAGTTTGCTGGTAGAAGTACAGCCCTTTGTGGTCATTACATCAGAAGATGTGCTGCTGCTCGATACAGGACTGGGATTTACTACTCCCGAAGGCAGATTGCAGCTCCATGAGAACCTTATCAACAATGGCATTAACCCTGCCGAGATCACCAAAGTATTAATGTCGCATCTTCATAAGGACCATGCCGGTGGCGTGAGCAATCCCGATCTGGCTTCCGGCCTGCTCAGCTTTCCACAAGCTACCTGGTACGTTCAGCGGAAAGAATTTGATTTCGCCTTCGAGAAAGGCTTTCCTTCCTATATACCCGAAGAACTCGAAGCCTTGCGCAATGCACCACAGGTAGTCTGGCTGGATGGCAATGGTGTTATCGATGGATACATCAAATACGAAATAACAGCCGCTCATAGCCCCTGGCACCAGGTATTCTGGATCGTAGATGGCGGTGAAAAAGTGTTTTTCGGGGGCGATGATGCACCCCAGCTACAGCAAATGCGCAGCCGGTTTGTAGCCAAATATGATTATGATGGAAAGAAGTGCATGGAGCTACGCCAGCAATGGTGGAAACAGGGAGAAGATGAAAAATGGACATTCCTTTTTTACCATGATGTAAAGAATCCTGTATGGCGTTTTTAA
- the mrdA gene encoding penicillin-binding protein 2, translating into MALFNQSRSGIIRLIFLGIFLLILLQLLNLQVFSGKYQQLAMDNAVFPKVRYPDRGIIFDRKNRAILNNTIMYDLVVTPSEAKQTDIISFAEVLGIDTAEYKKRMLEARFKNGPYRPSIFEDLLTPELHARLEEDIWKFPGFALVERPVRVYPFNTAAHILGYIGEADSGIIKRSHGFYRMGDYTGISGLESYYESVLMGQRGVQYMIKDNKNRLVGNYEEGRFDTAAIAGRNVRTYLDVELQQLAEKLINNKLGAIVALDPKTGGILAMASGPTYNPNDLTGPEKQKNYGHMALDVARPLFNRGIKGQYPAGSTYKPLGALVALEEGLITPSSGYDCHGAYFGCNRPVKCMEKWAGHATNLRQAIAWSCNSFFSETLKKTIDNPEFHNPRKGLTKWKEYMTAFGLGHRIGVDLPSEDGGNIPDTSQYDKEYRGSWNSCTMTGGGLGIGQDKMTVTPLQMANAMCIVANKGYYYVPHFVKSLDGESQKDTALLNKYRIKHDVLTHIADDVFEVVISGMQDVVDQGTARVAKIPGINICAKTGTAQNKMVLDGRVVELKDNSMFVCFAPRENPIIAIAVVIENGGTGATSAAPIASLMVEKYITDTLRTERLKEVDRITHTNLLPFYLPRLQYKEDSIRARKWFKMTNDSNYIRKYLNGRINPAGR; encoded by the coding sequence ATGGCCCTCTTCAACCAATCCCGTAGTGGAATTATCAGGCTTATATTCCTGGGTATATTCCTCCTTATCCTCCTGCAGCTGTTGAATCTACAGGTATTCTCCGGCAAATACCAGCAATTGGCCATGGACAATGCCGTTTTCCCCAAAGTAAGATACCCCGACCGCGGTATCATCTTCGACCGTAAGAACAGGGCCATCCTCAACAATACCATCATGTACGACCTGGTGGTTACCCCCAGCGAAGCAAAACAAACCGATATCATCAGTTTTGCCGAAGTGCTGGGTATTGATACAGCCGAATACAAAAAGAGAATGCTGGAAGCCCGTTTTAAAAATGGTCCCTACCGCCCTTCTATTTTTGAAGACCTGCTTACACCCGAATTGCACGCCCGGCTCGAAGAAGATATCTGGAAGTTCCCGGGCTTTGCCCTGGTAGAGCGTCCTGTTCGCGTATATCCTTTCAATACAGCCGCCCATATCCTCGGTTATATTGGAGAAGCAGACTCAGGCATCATCAAACGCTCCCATGGATTTTACAGGATGGGCGACTATACCGGCATTAGCGGACTTGAATCTTACTATGAATCCGTGCTCATGGGCCAGCGCGGCGTACAATACATGATCAAAGACAACAAGAACCGGCTGGTAGGGAATTATGAAGAGGGACGGTTCGATACAGCCGCCATAGCAGGACGCAATGTCCGCACTTATCTCGACGTGGAACTGCAGCAGCTGGCAGAAAAACTGATCAATAATAAATTGGGCGCCATCGTGGCACTGGATCCTAAAACAGGCGGCATCCTGGCCATGGCTTCCGGTCCCACTTATAACCCCAATGACCTGACCGGTCCTGAAAAACAAAAGAATTATGGCCATATGGCCCTCGATGTAGCCCGCCCGCTGTTCAACCGGGGCATCAAAGGCCAATACCCAGCCGGCTCAACCTATAAGCCATTGGGAGCGCTTGTAGCGCTGGAAGAAGGACTCATCACTCCCTCGAGTGGTTACGATTGCCACGGTGCTTATTTCGGTTGTAACAGGCCGGTAAAATGTATGGAGAAATGGGCCGGCCATGCCACCAACCTGCGCCAGGCCATTGCCTGGTCCTGCAACTCCTTCTTTTCCGAGACACTCAAAAAGACCATCGACAACCCGGAGTTTCACAATCCCCGCAAGGGACTCACCAAATGGAAAGAATACATGACCGCCTTTGGCCTGGGCCACCGCATTGGTGTGGACCTGCCCAGTGAAGATGGTGGCAATATACCCGATACCAGTCAGTACGATAAGGAATACCGCGGTTCCTGGAACTCCTGCACCATGACGGGCGGTGGCCTGGGCATCGGCCAGGATAAAATGACAGTCACCCCTCTGCAAATGGCCAATGCCATGTGTATCGTAGCCAATAAAGGATACTACTATGTTCCTCACTTTGTAAAGTCGCTGGATGGTGAATCACAAAAGGATACCGCTTTGTTAAATAAGTATCGTATCAAACATGATGTGCTCACGCATATTGCCGACGACGTCTTTGAAGTAGTGATCAGTGGCATGCAGGATGTAGTGGATCAGGGTACCGCCCGGGTAGCAAAAATTCCAGGTATTAATATCTGCGCCAAGACAGGCACCGCACAAAATAAAATGGTGCTGGATGGAAGGGTCGTTGAATTGAAAGATAATTCCATGTTCGTTTGTTTTGCACCCCGCGAAAACCCCATCATCGCCATAGCAGTTGTGATAGAGAATGGAGGCACGGGCGCCACTTCAGCAGCCCCCATCGCTTCACTGATGGTAGAAAAATACATTACGGATACTTTACGCACGGAACGACTGAAGGAAGTAGACCGCATCACCCATACCAACCTCCTGCCCTTTTACCTGCCCAGGTTGCAGTACAAGGAAGATTCTATACGCGCCCGGAAATGGTTCAAAATGACCAATGACAGCAACTACATCCGCAAATATCTCAATGGCAGGATAAATCCAGCTGGTCGATAA
- the rodA gene encoding rod shape-determining protein RodA, with translation MSQRNPAISKGVDWVLIWLYLALVAIGLLSIFSVTWREGDSVVQSFIGFKTDYSKQFYFFIGSLTLGLFILLTDSKFFTATANIWYAVGIFLLLLVFPFHTEVKGTNSIIRLGGFNLQPAELMKVFVNLALAKYLSRVETDFSTPRSHLIASAIILAPAAITIAQKETGLALVFFAFFLVMFREGFPAGYLIAGFSIGVLVVATLLVDKIILALVLSAIGLVMIYLMRKQIKRQRRLLLSVIMIWGLSIITIVFVVPFLFTKVLEKHQVERIFSLIGKENPYAKLNTVEGEEPVSTAKKDTDYNVRQSKIAIGSGGFKGKGLLKGTQTRFDFVPEQRTDFIFCTIGEGFGFLGCTLVLGIYLFLLLRIVNIAERQRSVFSRCYAYGVASVFFFHIAINICMTVGLAPVIGIPLPFISYGGTSLLTFSTMLFILIRLDADRQMVLR, from the coding sequence ATGAGCCAACGAAATCCTGCTATATCCAAAGGTGTTGACTGGGTCCTGATCTGGCTTTACCTCGCTTTGGTAGCCATCGGCCTCTTAAGTATCTTCTCTGTTACCTGGCGCGAAGGCGATAGCGTGGTGCAAAGCTTTATCGGGTTTAAAACAGACTACAGTAAACAATTTTATTTTTTCATAGGATCCCTTACCCTGGGACTCTTCATACTATTAACAGACAGTAAATTCTTTACGGCCACCGCCAACATCTGGTATGCCGTAGGTATTTTTCTGCTCTTATTGGTATTCCCTTTTCATACCGAAGTAAAAGGTACCAACTCCATCATCCGGCTGGGCGGGTTTAACCTGCAGCCAGCCGAACTGATGAAAGTGTTCGTGAACCTGGCACTGGCCAAGTACCTCTCCCGGGTGGAAACCGACTTCTCTACCCCACGCTCCCACCTCATCGCCTCAGCCATTATCCTGGCGCCAGCGGCTATCACCATCGCCCAAAAAGAAACCGGATTGGCCCTCGTGTTCTTCGCTTTCTTCCTGGTCATGTTCCGGGAAGGTTTTCCTGCTGGCTACCTCATAGCAGGTTTTTCTATTGGTGTGCTGGTAGTAGCTACCCTGCTGGTAGATAAGATCATCCTGGCATTGGTACTTTCCGCCATTGGATTGGTGATGATCTACCTGATGCGCAAACAGATCAAACGCCAAAGAAGACTCCTCCTGTCTGTGATCATGATATGGGGGCTAAGTATAATAACCATTGTATTCGTAGTACCTTTCTTGTTTACCAAAGTATTGGAGAAGCACCAGGTAGAACGTATCTTCTCCCTTATCGGTAAAGAGAATCCCTATGCCAAGCTCAATACCGTGGAAGGCGAAGAACCTGTCAGCACCGCCAAAAAAGATACGGATTATAATGTGCGGCAAAGTAAAATTGCCATTGGCAGCGGTGGCTTCAAAGGGAAAGGTCTTTTGAAAGGAACACAAACCCGCTTTGATTTTGTACCAGAGCAACGTACTGACTTTATCTTCTGTACCATTGGTGAAGGCTTTGGTTTCCTGGGCTGCACCCTGGTACTGGGCATTTATCTGTTTCTCCTGTTACGGATCGTGAATATCGCCGAGCGACAGCGAAGCGTTTTCAGCCGGTGTTACGCTTATGGCGTGGCCTCCGTGTTTTTCTTCCACATAGCCATCAATATTTGTATGACTGTTGGTTTGGCGCCCGTTATTGGTATCCCATTGCCATTTATAAGTTACGGAGGTACCTCCCTGCTTACTTTTTCAACAATGTTGTTTATTCTGATCCGCCTCGATGCCGATAGGCAAATGGTATTGAGATAA
- the mrdA gene encoding penicillin-binding protein 2 produces the protein MALFNQSRSNIIRLIFLGLFLIMLVQLLNLQIFSGKYQQLAMDNAVFPKVRYPDRGIIFDRKNRAILNNTIMYDLVVTPNESKQTDTLNLCEILGIDTAEYKKRMLEARFKNGPYRPSIFEDLLTPELHARLDENIWKFPGFALVERPVRVYPFNAAAHILGYIGEADSGIIKRSRGFYRMGDYVGRSGLESYYESVLMGQRGVQYMIKDNRNRLVGSYENGKFDTAAIAGRNLRTSIDMDLQQLAEKLINNKVGAVVALDPKTGGILAMASGPTYDPNSLTGPNKQTNYSQLILDVAGPLLNRAIQGNYEPGSTFKPLGALVALDEGVITPSYGYPCPGRYFGCGHGKPACTHKNPGHAANLRLAIANSCNSYFVQVYRMAVDNPEYKGVKKGYEKWRDYLNAFGLGQRTGVDLTSELPGLIPDTSRYNAVYRGSWNSCTNLTLGIGQDMMNATPLQMANAMCIIANKGSYYTPHFVRQIDGQTATDTILNKFKLKHEVLTKISDDAYEAVHAGMQQVIDGTSSRAKIPGINICGKTGTAEKYRIIQGKRIKLEDNSVFVCFAPREDPKIALAVVVENSGFGNTWAAPIAGLMMEKYLKDSLPAERLKEVDRIAHSSLMPSYIPYLQYIEDSARAANWLERYKDSSAIKKFQKTRTRPPFPRSREKAIKTSVGFVIPDPRLFIKNTTV, from the coding sequence ATGGCTCTATTTAACCAATCGCGCAGTAATATTATCCGGCTCATTTTCCTGGGTTTATTCCTCATTATGCTCGTGCAGTTATTAAACCTGCAGATATTCTCCGGAAAATACCAGCAGCTGGCCATGGACAATGCCGTTTTCCCCAAAGTAAGATACCCCGACCGCGGTATCATCTTCGACCGGAAGAACAGGGCCATCCTCAACAATACCATCATGTACGACCTGGTGGTTACACCCAACGAATCGAAGCAAACAGATACCCTCAACCTCTGCGAGATCCTCGGTATCGATACCGCCGAATACAAGAAACGCATGCTGGAGGCCCGCTTTAAGAACGGTCCTTACCGCCCTTCTATCTTCGAAGATCTCCTTACACCCGAGTTGCATGCCCGCCTGGATGAGAACATTTGGAAATTCCCGGGCTTTGCCCTGGTGGAACGCCCTGTACGCGTATATCCCTTCAATGCAGCCGCCCATATCCTGGGTTATATTGGTGAAGCCGACTCTGGCATCATCAAAAGATCACGTGGCTTTTACAGGATGGGCGACTATGTAGGCCGCAGCGGCCTGGAATCCTATTACGAATCCGTGCTCATGGGTCAGCGCGGGGTACAATACATGATCAAGGACAACCGCAACCGCCTCGTAGGCAGTTATGAGAACGGAAAGTTCGATACAGCAGCCATTGCGGGCCGTAACCTGCGCACGTCCATTGATATGGACCTGCAGCAACTGGCCGAAAAACTGATCAATAATAAAGTAGGCGCAGTGGTAGCCCTCGACCCCAAAACAGGCGGTATCCTCGCCATGGCTTCCGGTCCTACTTATGATCCCAACAGCCTTACCGGCCCTAATAAACAAACGAATTACAGTCAACTGATACTCGACGTAGCAGGCCCTTTGCTCAACCGTGCTATCCAGGGCAACTATGAGCCCGGCTCTACTTTCAAACCATTGGGCGCCCTTGTAGCATTGGATGAAGGCGTGATCACACCGTCCTATGGTTACCCCTGCCCCGGCAGGTATTTTGGTTGCGGACACGGTAAGCCTGCCTGCACCCACAAGAATCCGGGCCATGCCGCCAACCTCCGGTTGGCCATCGCCAATTCCTGCAATTCTTATTTCGTACAGGTATACAGGATGGCAGTCGACAATCCCGAATACAAAGGCGTAAAGAAGGGATATGAAAAATGGAGGGATTATTTAAATGCCTTTGGCCTCGGTCAGCGTACCGGCGTAGATCTTACCAGCGAACTACCGGGCCTCATACCAGATACCAGCCGGTACAACGCCGTATACCGCGGTTCCTGGAACTCCTGCACCAACCTTACCCTGGGTATTGGCCAGGATATGATGAATGCTACGCCTTTACAAATGGCCAATGCCATGTGCATCATTGCCAATAAGGGTTCCTATTATACACCGCATTTTGTACGGCAGATAGACGGCCAGACAGCCACCGATACCATACTGAATAAGTTCAAATTGAAACATGAAGTATTGACCAAAATATCCGACGATGCTTATGAAGCTGTACATGCCGGTATGCAACAGGTAATTGACGGTACTTCTTCCAGGGCCAAAATACCCGGCATCAACATTTGTGGTAAAACAGGTACAGCAGAGAAATACCGTATCATTCAGGGCAAACGGATCAAACTGGAAGACAATTCCGTGTTTGTATGTTTTGCCCCCAGAGAAGATCCTAAAATAGCACTGGCGGTAGTAGTAGAGAACAGCGGCTTTGGTAACACCTGGGCTGCTCCTATTGCAGGTTTGATGATGGAGAAATATTTAAAAGATTCACTTCCTGCCGAACGCCTCAAGGAAGTAGACAGGATTGCCCATTCCAGCCTGATGCCTTCCTATATTCCTTACCTCCAGTACATCGAGGATTCTGCCCGGGCAGCTAATTGGTTAGAACGATACAAGGACAGTTCGGCCATTAAGAAGTTCCAGAAAACCCGTACACGGCCTCCTTTCCCCCGGTCAAGGGAAAAAGCCATCAAAACCTCAGTCGGTTTTGTAATACCCGACCCCCGATTATTTATTAAAAACACTACCGTATAA
- a CDS encoding rod shape-determining protein MreD, which yields MSDLVKNIIRFVLFIFIQVYVLFQIPPIHRFVVPYIYFLYILWLPFRISRGTLTLVGFLFGLSLDFFTSTPGLHAAACVLIAYLRPFLINILIPQEGAEQNYKSPSITSMGLAPYATYILILTLLHNTWLVILEWIQFGSFWYFLGKVLATTGVSLLLILVTELLFYRKEKFRTNTA from the coding sequence ATGAGTGATCTTGTTAAGAATATAATCCGCTTTGTTTTATTCATATTCATACAGGTGTATGTGCTGTTTCAGATACCACCTATACACCGCTTTGTAGTTCCTTACATCTACTTCCTGTACATCCTATGGCTGCCATTCAGGATCTCCCGCGGCACTTTGACCCTGGTAGGATTTCTGTTTGGTCTCAGCCTCGACTTTTTTACCAGTACACCCGGCCTGCATGCCGCAGCCTGTGTATTGATCGCTTACCTGCGCCCCTTTCTCATCAACATCCTCATTCCGCAGGAAGGCGCCGAACAAAACTATAAATCCCCCTCTATCACCAGCATGGGACTAGCTCCCTATGCTACCTATATCCTTATTTTAACGTTGCTGCACAACACCTGGCTTGTAATTTTGGAATGGATCCAGTTTGGCTCCTTTTGGTATTTCCTGGGCAAAGTATTGGCAACAACCGGGGTCAGTTTATTGTTAATACTGGTCACCGAATTGCTCTTTTACCGTAAAGAAAAGTTCAGGACCAATACCGCTTAA